From the Mycobacterium sp. 155 genome, the window CCGGTTCACCTTCGTGAATGTAGGGCAACCAGCGTCCGCATGAGAACCGGCGGTATGGCCGTCCCGGTCGCGACCCGACTACTGTCGCGGTCGATGCCCAACGAAAACCCCCGCCTGTTGTTCGTCCACGCCCACCCGGACGACGAAACTCTGACCACGGGCGCCACCATCGCCCACTATGCCGCGCACGGGGCCGATGTCCGGGTCGTCACGTGCACACTGGGTGAAGAAGGCGAGGTGATCGGCGAGCAGTACGCCTTACTGTCCGCCGACCACGCCGATCAGCTCGGCGGTTACCGCATCAGTGAGCTCACTCGTGCGTTGGGTGCGCTGGGTGTCGGGGCGCCGCACTACCTCGGCGGGCCGGGACGCTGGCGGGATTCGGGCATGGGAACCGACCATGCGCGGGGACGTCAGCGATGGGTAGACGCCGACATAGACGAAGCCGTCGGCGAACTCGCCGCAGTCATCACCGGCATGCGGCCGCACGTCGTCGTCACCTACGACCCCGAGGGCGGCTACGGCCACCCCGATCACATCCAGACCCACCGGGTCACCACCGCCGCGGTTGCCGCCGCAGCCGAGAATGACTGGGTCGTACCGAAGTTCTACTGGACGGTCACGGCCACGAGCGCCATGGGCGCCGGGTTGCGCACGCTGTCAGGATTGCCCGACGGGTGGATCACAGTCGACATCAAGGACGTGCCGTTCGGCTACCCCGATGACCGGATCGACGCCGTCATCGACGGCACCGCCCAGTTGCCGGCCAAGATCGCCGCGATGCAGGCCCATGCCACCCAGGTCACCGTCGCTCCCGACGGCCGGGCCTGCGCGCTGTCGAACAACATCGCGCTGCCCGTCCTGGGAGAAGAGCACTACCTGCTTGTCGCAGGCGAGGCCGGATCCCGTGATGCCCGGGGCTGGGAAACCGACCTGCTCGCCGGGCTGGTCCTGGAATAGGTTCTCCCGCCGCGGGGTAAGCTCCAAAAATCCGGCAAGAGTCAGCGGCGAAGGGAAACCCATGGACCCCGACCTCGATCCGAACCTGCAGTATTGGCAGGGCCGGGCGGATAACTTCCAGTGGGTCGCCGGTTCGCTGCTCGACAGCATCCCGACCTGAACGCAACCAGGTCGCGCGTCGACAACGCGCCACTGTCCCGCCCGGCCTTCGACCGCATTGTCCTGACACTGCTCGCCGTCGACGGTGTCATCTCCGCTGTCGTTGGCGCGCTGCTGCTGCCGTCTTACCTCGGCTCCGTGCCGTTTCCGCTCAGCGCTTTGCTCAGCGGCGCGCTGAACGCGGCCCTCGTCTGGGCCGCGATGCAATGCACGGAATCGTTACGGCTCGCGGCGTTGCCGATGTTGACCTGGTTGGCGACCGTCGCAATCATGACGCTCGGTGGTCCGGGCGGTGACGTGGTCTTCGGCGGCGACGGCGTGATGGCCTACAGTGCCCTGCTCTTCATGGTGCTCGGGGCGCTGCCGCCGGCGCTGTTGCTACGCCGGCGGCTGACCCGCTGACCTAGTCGTCGCCGGACGTGCCCTTGGCCGACGTCTTGACCTTGGTGTTGGTCTTGGCGTTGGAGGTGTCGGTTTTCCCGGTTTTCGCAGTCTTCGGATGGGCGCTCTTGGCGGCATCCTTCACGGCGTTGCGCAGCCCGTCGGTCGCCTTCTTCACGTTGGACTTGAGATCGGCCGTGGCGTTGCCGACGCCGTCGCTCACATTCTTGATCCGCGATCGCGGCGCCGTGCTCGTGATGCTGTCGGTCGTGGGCTTCTGCAACTGCAGCGACCGCCGCACCGACTTCGGGACGCTGGTGACCTCATCGGTCGCCGTCGCCGTGGCTGCGTCGGGGAGGGCCTCGGTGACGTTCTCCACCGCATAGTCCTGCACCATGCCGGCTGCCCCCGAAACCGCGGTCTCGATCTCGGTGCCGACGGTCTGCACCGCGTTCTTTTCCGCGCCGGTGGCGGCGGATGTTTCGGTGCCGTCCACGGGCTCGGCTTGCAGGTCCGCGACGTTGAGCAGTGAAGCACCCTCGGTGAGGCCCTTGACCGCGTTGGCCAGGGTTTTGCCCACATCGGCGAGCGTCGACGACAACGTCTGCGCCGGTGTGACAGATGACAGCACCGTGGTCTCTGCCGGCGCGGCAAGCGAGCTCGCGAGGAACGCTCCCTGCAGTGGCGGCCTCGGCGGCAGCGTTATCGGCGGCAGCGGAATAAAGGTGTTCACAACGTCGATACCGAGCCATACAAATGCCAAACCGACGTCCACGCCGAAGTCGACCAGGTTTGTGACGATGCCGCCGTCACCCCGCAGCCAGTCGGTGAAGTTGAAAACGCCGCTGGCGACGATGGACTGCCCGAAGTTGTAGCCGTCCATGATCAGGCCTGATAGCAAACCGATGTACGGAATCCAGCCGACCGCATAGGTCGCCAATTCGAAGCCGTACCGCACCCACGGTTCCACCGTTACGTAGATCTGGTCGATCGTATCGGCGAGATTCGGAGCGATGGCCAGAGCCGCAGGGGCCGCCGCGGCATCGGGTGCCGCCAAGGCCGGAGCAACTCCGGTGGTCGATCCGCCGCCCTGCGCCTGCACCGGCACCGGCCTCGGCGGGATGGGCACGGCGGCGGTCATCCGGCGCGCGGCTGCCAGCAGCTCGACCATGGGCTGAGTCAGTTGAGGCTGCGTGGTCGTCGGATGAGCTGGGACTGCGACATCTGCGGGTGTCACCTGGACCGGGGCTAGTGCGATTGTTGTCGCGGTGGCCGCGGCTGCTCCAGCGACGAGATACGTGCGCACAGACACAGATACAGTCATCAACAGCTCCCTGGAAGTTCACAGCTTCAACCGAGGTCTCAACTTATCGCGCGCAGAGTCAATAGCGACAGCGAATATCGGCGTGTCGTCGCTGCCAGGCGCGTCGTGGGGGATTCCGGTCGTGATCGGGCCCAGCGGGACCGCACTGCAGCAGAGCCCGGTACTACTGTGACCTCTATAGCAGGCGCCAAGGTTTCAGAATGTGAGACGCGTGGATGATTGAGAACTACACCGGGGTTACACGGGAGTGGCTCTGAACCCCCAGCACAGCGCCGATCTGCCCAGCCCGGTGGTCCCGCCGAAAGCCAACGCGGCCGCGTTGCGGCGTGTCTTGCGCCGGGCTCGCGACGGCGTCGCACTCAACATCGATGAAGCTGCCGTTGCGATGACCGCGCGAGGTGATGATCTGGCCGATTTGTGCGCGAGCGCCGCGCGGGTGCGCGACGCGGGTCTGACCTCAGCGGGCCGTCGCGGCGGCACCGGCAGGTTGCCGGTCAGCTACTCACGCAAGGTCTTCATCCCCGTCACCCACCTGTGCCGCGACACCTGCCATTACTGCACCTTTGTCACGGTGCCGGGCCGGCTGCGCGGCCAGGGCCTCGACATGTACATGGAACCCGACGAGATCCTCGATGTCGCTCGTCGTGGTGCCGAACTGGGCTGCAAGGAAGCTCTTTTCACGCTCGGCGATCGCCCCGAGGCGCGGTGGGACGAGGCCCGCCGGTGGCTCGACGAGCGGGGCTACGATTCCACGCTGGATTACGTACGGGCCATGGCCATCCGGGTTCTGGAGGAGACGGGCCTGCTGCCGCACCTCAATCCCGGGGTGATGAGTTGGTCGGAACTCTCGCGGCTCAAGCCTGTTGCGCCGTCGATGGGCATGATGCTGGAGACCACGTCGCGGCGGCTGTTCGAGACGCGCGGTGCGGCTCATTACGGCAGCCCGGACAAGGATCCGGCGGTCCGCCTGCGCACACTCGACGACGCCGGCCGGCTTTCCATCCCGTTCACCACCGGTCTGCTGGTCGGCATCGGCGAGACGCTTACCGAACGGGCCGAGACGATGCACGCGATCCGGCGTTCGCACAAGGAATTCGGTCATGTGCAGGAAGTGATCGTGCAGAACTTCCGGGCCAAGGACCACACTGCGATGGCGTCGACGCCCGACGCCGGCATGGACGATTTCGTGGCGACCATCGCGGTGACGCGCCTGGTGCTCGGCCCGAAGATGCGCATCCAGGCGCCACCGAACCTGGTGTCCCGCGACGAATGCCTGGCCCTGATCGGAGCCGGCGTCGACGACTGGGGTGGCGTCTCACCGCTGACCCCCGATCACGTCAACCCCGAGCGGCCCTGGCCGGCACTCGACGATCTCGCCGATGTGACCGCCGAAGCGGGCTACGACCTGGTGCAGCGGCTGACCGCGCAGCCGACCTATGTGCAGGCAGGCGCGGCATGGATCGACCCTCGGGTGCGTGGGCACGTCGACGCGCTGGCCGACCCCGACACCGGACTGGCCCGTGACGTCAATCCGGTGGGTCGGCCGTGGCAGGAGCCGGATGAGGCGTCGGAATCGTTGGGCCGCACCGATTTGCACACCGCGATCGATGCGGAGGGGCGGCGCACCGAGACCCGCAGCGACCTCGACAGTGCGTTCGGTGACTGGGAGTCGATCCGGGCGAAGGTCTCCGAGTTGGCGGCGCGGGCGCCCGAGCGCATCGACACCGATGTGCTCGCCGCACTGCGCTCCGCGGAACGCGACCCCGGCGGATGCAGCGACGACGAGTACCTCGCGCTGGCCACCGCCGACGGGCCGGCGTTGGAAGCCGTTGCTGCGCTGGCTGATTCGCTTCGTCGGGATACCGTCGGCGACGACGTCACGTTCGTCGTCAACCGCAACATCAACTTCACCAACATCTGCTACACCGGCTGCCGATTCTGCGCCTTCGCGCAACGCAAGGGCGACGCCGACGCGTACTCGCTGTCGACTGACGAGGTGGCCGACCGGGCGTGGGAGGCACACGTCGCCGGCGCCACCGAGGTCTGCATGCAGGGCGGTATCGATCCGGAACTTCCCGTCACCGGCTACGCCGATCTCGTGCGGGCGGTCAAGGCGCGGGTGCCGTCGATGCATGTGCACGCGTTCAGTCCCATGGAGATCGCCAACGGCGTGACCCGCAGCGGGGTGTCGGTCCGGGAGTGGCTGATCAGCCTGCGCGAGGCCGGATTGGACACCATCCCGGGCACGGCTGCCGAAATCCTCGACGACGAGGTGCGCTGGGTGCTTACCAAAGGCAAGCTGCCCACCTCGGAATGGATTGACGTGGTGACCACCGCCCATGAGGTGGGCCTGCGTTCGTCGTCGACCATGATGTACGGCCACGTCGACACTCCCAAGCACTGGGTCGGGCATCTCAACGTGCTGCGCG encodes:
- the mshB gene encoding N-acetyl-1-D-myo-inositol-2-amino-2-deoxy-alpha-D-glucopyranoside deacetylase, with the translated sequence MPNENPRLLFVHAHPDDETLTTGATIAHYAAHGADVRVVTCTLGEEGEVIGEQYALLSADHADQLGGYRISELTRALGALGVGAPHYLGGPGRWRDSGMGTDHARGRQRWVDADIDEAVGELAAVITGMRPHVVVTYDPEGGYGHPDHIQTHRVTTAAVAAAAENDWVVPKFYWTVTATSAMGAGLRTLSGLPDGWITVDIKDVPFGYPDDRIDAVIDGTAQLPAKIAAMQAHATQVTVAPDGRACALSNNIALPVLGEEHYLLVAGEAGSRDARGWETDLLAGLVLE
- a CDS encoding DUF6113 family protein, with the protein product MGRRFAARQHPDLNATRSRVDNAPLSRPAFDRIVLTLLAVDGVISAVVGALLLPSYLGSVPFPLSALLSGALNAALVWAAMQCTESLRLAALPMLTWLATVAIMTLGGPGGDVVFGGDGVMAYSALLFMVLGALPPALLLRRRLTR
- a CDS encoding bifunctional FO biosynthesis protein CofGH, with product MALNPQHSADLPSPVVPPKANAAALRRVLRRARDGVALNIDEAAVAMTARGDDLADLCASAARVRDAGLTSAGRRGGTGRLPVSYSRKVFIPVTHLCRDTCHYCTFVTVPGRLRGQGLDMYMEPDEILDVARRGAELGCKEALFTLGDRPEARWDEARRWLDERGYDSTLDYVRAMAIRVLEETGLLPHLNPGVMSWSELSRLKPVAPSMGMMLETTSRRLFETRGAAHYGSPDKDPAVRLRTLDDAGRLSIPFTTGLLVGIGETLTERAETMHAIRRSHKEFGHVQEVIVQNFRAKDHTAMASTPDAGMDDFVATIAVTRLVLGPKMRIQAPPNLVSRDECLALIGAGVDDWGGVSPLTPDHVNPERPWPALDDLADVTAEAGYDLVQRLTAQPTYVQAGAAWIDPRVRGHVDALADPDTGLARDVNPVGRPWQEPDEASESLGRTDLHTAIDAEGRRTETRSDLDSAFGDWESIRAKVSELAARAPERIDTDVLAALRSAERDPGGCSDDEYLALATADGPALEAVAALADSLRRDTVGDDVTFVVNRNINFTNICYTGCRFCAFAQRKGDADAYSLSTDEVADRAWEAHVAGATEVCMQGGIDPELPVTGYADLVRAVKARVPSMHVHAFSPMEIANGVTRSGVSVREWLISLREAGLDTIPGTAAEILDDEVRWVLTKGKLPTSEWIDVVTTAHEVGLRSSSTMMYGHVDTPKHWVGHLNVLRGIQDRTGGFTEFVPLPFVHQSSPLYLAGGARPGPTHRDNRAVHALARIMLHGRIPSIQTSWVKLGVERTQVMLRGGANDLGGTLMEETISRMAGSENGSAKTVEELVAIAEGIGRPARQRTTDYSPLAA